Proteins encoded by one window of Bos javanicus breed banteng chromosome 22, ARS-OSU_banteng_1.0, whole genome shotgun sequence:
- the DHX30 gene encoding ATP-dependent RNA helicase DHX30 isoform X3, with product MATARRLMALAAGVSPRLRPLGPRAIGRQGGPRGLSTGCSRPDRTQEAAEAEAAPGEPGEGDGSVVNASRDLLKEFPQPKNLLNSVIGRALGISHAKDKLVYVHTNGPKKKKVTLHIKWPKSVEVEGYGSKKIDAERQAAAAACQLFKGWGLLGPRNELFDAAKYRVLADRFGSPADSWWRPEPTMPPTSWRQLNPESIRPGGPAGLSRSLGREEEEDEEEELEEGTIDVTEFLSMTQQDSHAPLRDSRGGSFEMTDDDSAIRALTQFPLPKNLLAKVIQIATSSSTAKNLMQFHTVGTKTKLSTLTLLWPCPMTFVAKGRRKAEAENKAAALACKKLKSLGLVDRNNEPLTHAMYNLASLRELGETQRRPCTIQVPEPILRKIETFLNHYPVESSWISSELRLQGEDILPLGKDSGPLSDPITGKPYVPLSEAEELRLSQSLLELWRRRGPVWQEAPQLPVDPHRDTILSAIEQHPVVVIAGDTGCGKTTRIPQLLLERYVTEGRGARCNVIITQPRRISAVSVAQRVSHELGPSLRRNVGFQVRLESKPPARGGALLFCTVGILLRKLQSNPSLEGVSHVVVDEVHERDVNTDFLLILLKGLQRLNPALRLVLMSATGDNERFSRYFGGCPVIKVPGFMYPVKEHYLEDILAKLGKHQYPHRHRHHESEDECALDLDLVTDLVLHIDARGEPGGILCFLPGWQEIKGVQQRLQEALGMHESKYLILPVHSNIPMMDQKAIFQQPPIGVRKIVLATNIAETSITINDIVHVVDSGLHKEERYDLKTKVSCLETVWVSRANVIQRRGRAGRCQSGFAYHLFPRSRLEKMAPFQVPEILRTPLENLVLQAKIHMPEKTAVEFLSKAVDSPNIKAVDEAVILLQEIGVLDQREYLTTLGQRLAHISTDPRLAKAIVLAAIFRCLHPLLVVVSCLTRDPFSSSLQNRAEVDKVKALLSHDSGSDHLAFVRAVSGWEEVLRWQDRSSRENYLEENLLYAPSLRFIHGLIKQFSENIYEAFLVGKPSDCTLASAQCNEYSEEEELVKGVLMAGLYPNLIQVRQGKVTRQGKFKPNSVTYRTKSGNILLHKSTINREATRLRSRWLTYFMAVKSNGSVFVRDSSQVHPLAVLLLTDGDVHIRDDGRRATISLSDSDLLRLEGDSRTVRLLRELRRALGRMVERSLRSELAALPPCVQEEHGQLLALLAELLRGPCGSFDVRKTADD from the exons ATGGCTACCGCCAGGAGACTCATGGCGCTGGCCGCCGGCGTCTCTCCGCGCCTGCGGCCATTGGGTCCCCGCGCCATCGGGCGACAGGGAGGCCCGCGTGGCCTCTCGACAGGCTGCTCCCGCCCCGACCGGACCCAGGAGGCCGCCGAGGCCGAGGCGGCCCCCGGCGAGCCTGGGGAAGGCGATGGAAGCGTGGTGAACG CTTCTAGGGACCTATTAAAAGAGTTTCCACAGCCCAAAAATCTTCTCAACAGTGTGATTGGAAGAGCCCTTGGCATCTCACACGCAAAAGACAAATTGGTCTACGTGCATACAAATGGACCGAAGAAAAAG aaAGTCACCCTCCACATAAAGTGGCCCAAGAGCGTTGAGGTAGAAGGCTATGGCAGCAAGAAGATCGACGCCGAGAGGCAGGCTGCAGCTGCGGCCTGCCAGCTGTTCAAG GGCTGGGGTCTGCTGGGTCCCCGGAACGAGCTGTTTGATGCAGCCAAATACCGCGTGCTAGCCGATCGCTTTGGCTCTCCGGCTGACAGCTGGTGGCGCCCAGAACCCACCATGCCACCCACTTCCTGGCGGCAGCTGAATCCTGAGAGCATCCGGCCAGGGGGACCTGCGGGCCTGTCCCGCTCCTTGGGtcgggaggaagaggaggatgaggaggaagaaCTAGAAGAAGGGACCATCGATGTCACTGAATTTCTGTCTATGACCCAGCAGGACTCCCACGCCCCACTCAGGGATTCCAG GGGGGGTTCCTTTGAAATGACAGATGACGACAGTGCTATTAGGGCTCTGACCCAGTTTCCACTTCCCAAGAACCTTCTGGCCAAGGTGATTCAGATAGCAACATCCTCCTCCACAGCCAAG AACCTCATGCAGTTCCACACCGTGGGCACCAAGACCAAGCTGTCCACCCTCACCCTGCTCTGGCCCTGTCCCATGACCTTCGTGGCCAAGGGGCGTCGCAAAGCAGAGGCAGAGAATAAAGCGGCAGCCTTGGCTTGTAAGAAACTGAAG AGCCTGGGACTGGTGGACCGGAACAACGAGCCGCTCACCCACGCCATGTATAACTTGGCCTCCTTGCGAGAGCTGGGTGAGACCCAGCGCCGGCCGTGTACCATCCAGGTGCCTGAGCCCATCCTCCGCAAGATCGAGACCTTCCTTAACCAT TACCCCGTGGAGAGTTCGTGGATCTCCTCAGAGCTCCGGCTGCAGGGTGAGGACATCCTGCCCTTGGGCAAGGACTCGGGGCCCCTGAGTGACCCCATTACAGGCAAGCCCTACGTGCCGCTGTCAGAAGCGGAGGAGCTGCGTCTGAGCCAGAGTCTGCTGGAGCTGTGGCGGCGGCGAGGGCCAGTCTGGCAGGAGGCACCCCAGCTCCCCGTGGACCCTCATCGGGACACCATCCTCAGTGCCATCGAGCAGCACCCAGTGGTGGTCATTGCTGGGGACACGGGCTGTGGGAAGACCACGCGCATCCCCCAGCTACTACTGGAGCGCTACGTGACCGAGGGCCGCGGTGCGCGCTGCAACGTGATCATCACCCAGCCCCGCCGCATCTCGGCCGTGTCTGTGGCGCAGCGGGTCAGCCATGAACTGGGCCCTTCCCTGCGCCGGAACGTAGGCTTCCAGGTGCGGTTGGAAAGCAAGCCTCCGGCCCGAGGAGGGGCCCTGCTGTTCTGCACGGTGGGCATCCTGCTGCGGAAGCTGCAGAGCAACCCCAGCCTGGAGGGCGTGAGCCACGTGGTCGTGGACGAGGTGCACGAGCGAGACGTGAACACGGACTTCCTGCTGATCCTGCTCAAGGGCCTGCAGCGGCTCAACCCGGCTCTGCGCTTGGTGCTCATGAGCGCCACTGGCGACAACGAGCGTTTCTCCCGCTACTTTGGTGGCTGCCCTGTCATCAAGGTCCCCGGCTTCATGTACCCCGTCAAGGAGCACTACCTGGAGGACATCCTGGCCAAGCTGGGCAAGCACCAGTACCCGCACCGGCACCGGCACCACGAG TCTGAGGATGAATGCGCTCTCGATTTGGACCTCGTGACTGATCTGGTTCTGCACATCGATGCCCGCGGGGAACCAG GTGGGATCCTCTGCTTCCTGCCGGGCTGGCAAGAGATCAAAGGAGTCCAGCAACGCCTCCAGGAGGCCCTGGGCATGCACGAGAGCAAGTACCTCATTCTGCCAG TGCACTCCAACATCCCGATGATGGACCAGAAGGCCATATTCCAGCAGCCTCCCATTGGGGTACGCAAGATCGTCTTGGCCACCAACATCGCCGAGACGTCCATTACGATCAATGACATCGTGCACGTGGTGGACAGCGGTCTGCACAAGGAGGAACGCTACGACCTGAAGACCAAG gtttcttgcctggagaccgtGTGGGTGTCACGAGCCAATGTGATCCAGCGCCGGGGCCGGGCGGGCCGCTGCCAGTCTGGCTTTGCCTACCACCTCTTCCCGCGGAGCCGGCTGGAGAAGATGGCTCCTTTCCAAGTGCCAGAGATCCTGCGCACACCCCTGGAGAACCTGGTGCTGCAGGCCAAGATCCACATGCCAGAGAAGACG GCAGTGGAGTTCCTCTCCAAGGCCGTAGACAGTCCAAACATCAAGGCGGTGGACGAGGCCGTGATCTTGCTCCAGGAGATTG GGGTTCTGGACCAGCGGGAGTACCTGACCACCCTGGGGCAGCGCCTGGCCCACATCTCCACTGACCCGCGGCTGGCCAAGGCCATCGTGCTGGCTGCCATCTTCCGTTGCCTGCACCCACTGTTAGTGGTCGTCTCGTGCCTCACCCGGGACCCCTTCAGCAGCAGCCTGCAGAACCGGGCGGAGGTGGACAAG GTGAAAGCACTGTTGAGCCACGACAGCGGCAGTGACCACCTGGCCTTCGTGCGGGCGGTGTCGGGCTGGGAGGAGGTGCTGCGCTGGCAGGATCGCAGCTCCCGTGAGAACTACCTGGAGGAAAACCTGCTCTACGCACCCAGCCTGCGCTTCATCCACG GACTCATCAAGCAGTTCTCAGAGAACATTTATGAGGCTTTCCTGGTTGGGAAGCCCTCGGACTgcaccctggcctctgcccagtgCAACGAGTAcagtgaggaggaggagctggtgaAGGGGGTGCTGATGGCGGGTCTCTACCCCAACCTCATCCAG GTGAGGCAGGGCAAGGTGACCCGGCAGGGCAAGTTCAAGCCCAACAGTGTCACGTACAGGACCAAATCCGGCAACATCTTGCTGCACAAGTCGACCATTAACAG GGAGGCCACCCGGCTGCGGAGCCGATGGCTGACGTATTTCATGGCTGTCAAGTCCAACGGCAGCGTCTTCGTCCGGGACTCCTCCCAGGTGCACCCGCTGGCCGTGCTGCTGCTGACCGACGGCGACGTCCACATCCGTG ATGACGGGCGCCGGGCCACCATTTCCCTGAGTGACAGTGACCTGCTGCGGCTGGAGGGTGACTCGCGCACCGTGCGGCTGCTGCGGGAGCTGCGCCGGGCCCTGGGCCGCATGGTGGAGCGGAGCCTGCGCAGCGAGCTGGCGGCATTGCCGCCCTGTGTGCAGGAGGAGCACGGGCAGCTGCTCGCCCTGCTGGCGGAGCTGCTGCGCGGGCCCTGCGGCAGCTTTGATGTGCGCAAGACGGCTGACGACTGA
- the DHX30 gene encoding ATP-dependent RNA helicase DHX30 isoform X5 has protein sequence MPPTSWRQLNPESIRPGGPAGLSRSLGREEEEDEEEELEEGTIDVTEFLSMTQQDSHAPLRDSRGGSFEMTDDDSAIRALTQFPLPKNLLAKVIQIATSSSTAKNLMQFHTVGTKTKLSTLTLLWPCPMTFVAKGRRKAEAENKAAALACKKLKSLGLVDRNNEPLTHAMYNLASLRELGETQRRPCTIQVPEPILRKIETFLNHYPVESSWISSELRLQGEDILPLGKDSGPLSDPITGKPYVPLSEAEELRLSQSLLELWRRRGPVWQEAPQLPVDPHRDTILSAIEQHPVVVIAGDTGCGKTTRIPQLLLERYVTEGRGARCNVIITQPRRISAVSVAQRVSHELGPSLRRNVGFQVRLESKPPARGGALLFCTVGILLRKLQSNPSLEGVSHVVVDEVHERDVNTDFLLILLKGLQRLNPALRLVLMSATGDNERFSRYFGGCPVIKVPGFMYPVKEHYLEDILAKLGKHQYPHRHRHHESEDECALDLDLVTDLVLHIDARGEPGGILCFLPGWQEIKGVQQRLQEALGMHESKYLILPVHSNIPMMDQKAIFQQPPIGVRKIVLATNIAETSITINDIVHVVDSGLHKEERYDLKTKVSCLETVWVSRANVIQRRGRAGRCQSGFAYHLFPRSRLEKMAPFQVPEILRTPLENLVLQAKIHMPEKTAVEFLSKAVDSPNIKAVDEAVILLQEIGVLDQREYLTTLGQRLAHISTDPRLAKAIVLAAIFRCLHPLLVVVSCLTRDPFSSSLQNRAEVDKVKALLSHDSGSDHLAFVRAVSGWEEVLRWQDRSSRENYLEENLLYAPSLRFIHGLIKQFSENIYEAFLVGKPSDCTLASAQCNEYSEEEELVKGVLMAGLYPNLIQVRQGKVTRQGKFKPNSVTYRTKSGNILLHKSTINREATRLRSRWLTYFMAVKSNGSVFVRDSSQVHPLAVLLLTDGDVHIRDDGRRATISLSDSDLLRLEGDSRTVRLLRELRRALGRMVERSLRSELAALPPCVQEEHGQLLALLAELLRGPCGSFDVRKTADD, from the exons ATGCCACCCACTTCCTGGCGGCAGCTGAATCCTGAGAGCATCCGGCCAGGGGGACCTGCGGGCCTGTCCCGCTCCTTGGGtcgggaggaagaggaggatgaggaggaagaaCTAGAAGAAGGGACCATCGATGTCACTGAATTTCTGTCTATGACCCAGCAGGACTCCCACGCCCCACTCAGGGATTCCAG GGGGGGTTCCTTTGAAATGACAGATGACGACAGTGCTATTAGGGCTCTGACCCAGTTTCCACTTCCCAAGAACCTTCTGGCCAAGGTGATTCAGATAGCAACATCCTCCTCCACAGCCAAG AACCTCATGCAGTTCCACACCGTGGGCACCAAGACCAAGCTGTCCACCCTCACCCTGCTCTGGCCCTGTCCCATGACCTTCGTGGCCAAGGGGCGTCGCAAAGCAGAGGCAGAGAATAAAGCGGCAGCCTTGGCTTGTAAGAAACTGAAG AGCCTGGGACTGGTGGACCGGAACAACGAGCCGCTCACCCACGCCATGTATAACTTGGCCTCCTTGCGAGAGCTGGGTGAGACCCAGCGCCGGCCGTGTACCATCCAGGTGCCTGAGCCCATCCTCCGCAAGATCGAGACCTTCCTTAACCAT TACCCCGTGGAGAGTTCGTGGATCTCCTCAGAGCTCCGGCTGCAGGGTGAGGACATCCTGCCCTTGGGCAAGGACTCGGGGCCCCTGAGTGACCCCATTACAGGCAAGCCCTACGTGCCGCTGTCAGAAGCGGAGGAGCTGCGTCTGAGCCAGAGTCTGCTGGAGCTGTGGCGGCGGCGAGGGCCAGTCTGGCAGGAGGCACCCCAGCTCCCCGTGGACCCTCATCGGGACACCATCCTCAGTGCCATCGAGCAGCACCCAGTGGTGGTCATTGCTGGGGACACGGGCTGTGGGAAGACCACGCGCATCCCCCAGCTACTACTGGAGCGCTACGTGACCGAGGGCCGCGGTGCGCGCTGCAACGTGATCATCACCCAGCCCCGCCGCATCTCGGCCGTGTCTGTGGCGCAGCGGGTCAGCCATGAACTGGGCCCTTCCCTGCGCCGGAACGTAGGCTTCCAGGTGCGGTTGGAAAGCAAGCCTCCGGCCCGAGGAGGGGCCCTGCTGTTCTGCACGGTGGGCATCCTGCTGCGGAAGCTGCAGAGCAACCCCAGCCTGGAGGGCGTGAGCCACGTGGTCGTGGACGAGGTGCACGAGCGAGACGTGAACACGGACTTCCTGCTGATCCTGCTCAAGGGCCTGCAGCGGCTCAACCCGGCTCTGCGCTTGGTGCTCATGAGCGCCACTGGCGACAACGAGCGTTTCTCCCGCTACTTTGGTGGCTGCCCTGTCATCAAGGTCCCCGGCTTCATGTACCCCGTCAAGGAGCACTACCTGGAGGACATCCTGGCCAAGCTGGGCAAGCACCAGTACCCGCACCGGCACCGGCACCACGAG TCTGAGGATGAATGCGCTCTCGATTTGGACCTCGTGACTGATCTGGTTCTGCACATCGATGCCCGCGGGGAACCAG GTGGGATCCTCTGCTTCCTGCCGGGCTGGCAAGAGATCAAAGGAGTCCAGCAACGCCTCCAGGAGGCCCTGGGCATGCACGAGAGCAAGTACCTCATTCTGCCAG TGCACTCCAACATCCCGATGATGGACCAGAAGGCCATATTCCAGCAGCCTCCCATTGGGGTACGCAAGATCGTCTTGGCCACCAACATCGCCGAGACGTCCATTACGATCAATGACATCGTGCACGTGGTGGACAGCGGTCTGCACAAGGAGGAACGCTACGACCTGAAGACCAAG gtttcttgcctggagaccgtGTGGGTGTCACGAGCCAATGTGATCCAGCGCCGGGGCCGGGCGGGCCGCTGCCAGTCTGGCTTTGCCTACCACCTCTTCCCGCGGAGCCGGCTGGAGAAGATGGCTCCTTTCCAAGTGCCAGAGATCCTGCGCACACCCCTGGAGAACCTGGTGCTGCAGGCCAAGATCCACATGCCAGAGAAGACG GCAGTGGAGTTCCTCTCCAAGGCCGTAGACAGTCCAAACATCAAGGCGGTGGACGAGGCCGTGATCTTGCTCCAGGAGATTG GGGTTCTGGACCAGCGGGAGTACCTGACCACCCTGGGGCAGCGCCTGGCCCACATCTCCACTGACCCGCGGCTGGCCAAGGCCATCGTGCTGGCTGCCATCTTCCGTTGCCTGCACCCACTGTTAGTGGTCGTCTCGTGCCTCACCCGGGACCCCTTCAGCAGCAGCCTGCAGAACCGGGCGGAGGTGGACAAG GTGAAAGCACTGTTGAGCCACGACAGCGGCAGTGACCACCTGGCCTTCGTGCGGGCGGTGTCGGGCTGGGAGGAGGTGCTGCGCTGGCAGGATCGCAGCTCCCGTGAGAACTACCTGGAGGAAAACCTGCTCTACGCACCCAGCCTGCGCTTCATCCACG GACTCATCAAGCAGTTCTCAGAGAACATTTATGAGGCTTTCCTGGTTGGGAAGCCCTCGGACTgcaccctggcctctgcccagtgCAACGAGTAcagtgaggaggaggagctggtgaAGGGGGTGCTGATGGCGGGTCTCTACCCCAACCTCATCCAG GTGAGGCAGGGCAAGGTGACCCGGCAGGGCAAGTTCAAGCCCAACAGTGTCACGTACAGGACCAAATCCGGCAACATCTTGCTGCACAAGTCGACCATTAACAG GGAGGCCACCCGGCTGCGGAGCCGATGGCTGACGTATTTCATGGCTGTCAAGTCCAACGGCAGCGTCTTCGTCCGGGACTCCTCCCAGGTGCACCCGCTGGCCGTGCTGCTGCTGACCGACGGCGACGTCCACATCCGTG ATGACGGGCGCCGGGCCACCATTTCCCTGAGTGACAGTGACCTGCTGCGGCTGGAGGGTGACTCGCGCACCGTGCGGCTGCTGCGGGAGCTGCGCCGGGCCCTGGGCCGCATGGTGGAGCGGAGCCTGCGCAGCGAGCTGGCGGCATTGCCGCCCTGTGTGCAGGAGGAGCACGGGCAGCTGCTCGCCCTGCTGGCGGAGCTGCTGCGCGGGCCCTGCGGCAGCTTTGATGTGCGCAAGACGGCTGACGACTGA